The following are encoded together in the Microterricola viridarii genome:
- a CDS encoding enoyl-CoA hydratase/isomerase family protein: MSDSILLTVSDDGLAHVTLNRPDSLNAINAAAAYRWREVAGEIARRGDIRAVLFDAAGRAFCAGGDVVAMAGLGGDGSSAGEGVRELADVIHDGHRLLRESGIPIVAAVQGAVAGGGLGFMLVADVVVASTSARFASKYADIGLTPDCGVSTLLPEAVGTRRALELLLTPRTLSAAEALDWGLVTELAEPDAVADRAMAIAAHWLGGASAAFGQAKRLVLAGQGRSFQESLDDEAVTIGAAFDTPEAGARIAAFTKR; encoded by the coding sequence ATGAGCGACAGCATCCTCCTCACCGTCAGCGACGACGGCCTGGCCCACGTGACCCTCAACCGTCCAGACAGCCTGAACGCCATCAACGCGGCTGCCGCGTATCGCTGGCGCGAGGTGGCCGGCGAGATCGCCCGACGGGGCGACATCCGCGCCGTGTTGTTCGATGCGGCCGGGCGCGCGTTCTGCGCCGGCGGCGACGTCGTGGCGATGGCCGGGCTGGGCGGCGACGGCTCCAGCGCCGGCGAGGGCGTGCGCGAGCTGGCCGACGTCATCCATGACGGGCACCGGCTGCTGCGCGAAAGCGGGATCCCGATCGTGGCGGCCGTGCAGGGCGCAGTGGCGGGCGGCGGGCTCGGCTTCATGCTCGTGGCCGATGTGGTCGTCGCCTCGACGTCGGCGAGGTTCGCCAGCAAGTACGCCGACATCGGGCTGACCCCCGACTGCGGCGTGAGCACCCTGCTGCCGGAGGCCGTCGGTACCCGCCGCGCCCTCGAACTGTTGCTCACCCCGCGCACGCTGAGCGCTGCCGAGGCATTGGACTGGGGGCTCGTCACCGAGCTCGCCGAGCCGGATGCCGTCGCCGACCGCGCCATGGCCATCGCCGCACACTGGCTGGGCGGGGCCTCCGCCGCGTTCGGGCAGGCGAAGCGGCTGGTGCTGGCCGGGCAGGGGCGGTCGTTCCAGGAATCGCTCGACGACGAGGCCGTCACGATCGGCGCCGCCTTCGATACCCCGGAGGCTGGCGCCCGCATCGCCGCGTTCACAAAGCGCTGA
- a CDS encoding PadR family transcriptional regulator: MSEDVGAQLRKGVVEPCILGLLAREPMYGWQLSEQLVAHGMIASIGTLYPILGRLRAQGLVSSFDEASPAGPVRKFYELTDAGRDRLGAFRQQWAPFSATVHQLVGAPDQRKDDSHD, encoded by the coding sequence ATGAGTGAGGATGTCGGGGCCCAGCTGCGCAAAGGCGTCGTCGAGCCCTGCATCCTCGGCCTGCTCGCCCGCGAGCCCATGTACGGCTGGCAGCTCTCGGAGCAGCTCGTCGCGCACGGCATGATCGCCAGCATCGGCACGCTCTACCCGATCCTCGGCCGGCTGCGCGCGCAGGGGCTGGTGAGCAGCTTCGACGAGGCCTCGCCGGCCGGGCCCGTGCGCAAGTTCTATGAACTGACGGATGCCGGCCGTGACCGCCTCGGCGCCTTCCGGCAGCAGTGGGCCCCCTTCTCCGCCACCGTCCACCAGCTCGTCGGGGCGCCAGACCAACGCAAGGACGACTCCCATGACTGA
- a CDS encoding HAAS signaling domain-containing protein has protein sequence MTDSRVPDARVPDASLADAVSAYLASLDAALSGVDAATRAEIVAGVREELVGLPAEATAERIREIGDPAFVAAEARGALPDALPAERVGEPAASAPAPTAAKAEPAWFAVIAGLLVMIGGVVVPVVGALAGYVMVWLSGAWTRRQKVIATAVPVAYVAVLFAVLALVADIAQPAPATTGTSGEFHAPLNPLLPAGYDVLWSGILLLGVVQLAVGVWLLAAARRTRMRRAA, from the coding sequence ATGACTGACTCCCGAGTACCTGACGCCCGAGTACCTGACGCCAGCCTCGCCGACGCGGTCTCCGCCTACCTGGCCAGCCTGGATGCGGCGCTTTCCGGGGTCGACGCCGCGACGCGAGCCGAGATCGTCGCCGGGGTGCGTGAGGAGCTTGTTGGGCTGCCCGCGGAGGCGACCGCCGAGCGGATCCGCGAGATCGGCGACCCCGCGTTCGTCGCGGCCGAGGCCCGCGGCGCGCTGCCCGATGCGCTGCCCGCGGAGAGAGTGGGGGAGCCGGCGGCATCCGCCCCGGCGCCCACGGCCGCGAAAGCCGAACCCGCCTGGTTCGCGGTGATCGCGGGGCTGCTGGTGATGATCGGAGGCGTCGTCGTGCCCGTCGTCGGCGCGCTGGCCGGCTACGTGATGGTGTGGCTGTCGGGCGCGTGGACCCGGCGGCAGAAGGTGATCGCGACCGCCGTACCGGTGGCGTACGTCGCGGTGTTGTTCGCAGTTTTGGCTCTGGTGGCCGACATCGCGCAGCCGGCACCCGCAACTACAGGCACCTCCGGCGAGTTCCACGCCCCTCTGAACCCGCTCCTGCCGGCCGGGTACGACGTGCTGTGGAGCGGCATCCTGCTGCTCGGAGTGGTGCAGCTCGCGGTCGGCGTCTGGCTGCTCGCGGCCGCCCGGCGCACCCGGATGCGCCGCGCCGCCTGA
- a CDS encoding peptidase E, with translation MAHVVASGAGKALMERRNDPTHDYILELTGKQRPRVLFVGTATGDDPVYTLSFYQTYDSDRCAPHHLPLFHRTVDDLAGLVRGFDVIHVGGGNTANMLDVWKRQGLDSILREMWEDPDSNTVFTGGSAGGICWFEGGTTDSYGPTLQVLPESLGFLPGSFSPHYDAEDQRQPLYHAALRTGELGAGYAVGNLQSVHFTNSGGSGEFVRAISPVDDGLALTVAAVDGQIVETPLPITVLATTRAASGTVST, from the coding sequence ATGGCGCACGTGGTGGCATCTGGGGCAGGCAAGGCGCTGATGGAACGGCGCAACGATCCGACCCACGACTACATCCTGGAGCTGACGGGCAAGCAACGCCCACGCGTGCTCTTCGTCGGAACGGCGACCGGCGACGACCCGGTCTACACGCTCAGTTTCTACCAGACCTACGATTCCGACCGCTGTGCCCCGCACCACCTTCCGCTGTTCCACCGCACGGTCGACGACCTCGCCGGTCTGGTCCGCGGCTTCGACGTGATCCACGTCGGCGGCGGCAACACCGCCAACATGCTCGACGTCTGGAAGCGCCAGGGGCTCGACAGCATCCTGCGCGAGATGTGGGAGGACCCCGACTCGAACACCGTGTTCACCGGCGGCAGCGCCGGCGGCATCTGCTGGTTCGAGGGCGGCACCACCGACAGCTACGGACCAACCCTGCAAGTGCTGCCAGAGAGCCTCGGCTTCCTGCCCGGCAGCTTCTCACCGCACTACGACGCCGAGGACCAGCGCCAGCCGCTCTACCACGCGGCGCTGAGGACCGGCGAGCTCGGGGCGGGCTACGCGGTCGGCAACCTGCAATCCGTGCACTTCACGAACAGCGGGGGCAGCGGCGAGTTCGTGCGTGCGATCAGCCCGGTCGATGACGGCCTGGCGCTCACCGTCGCCGCCGTAGACGGCCAGATCGTCGAGACGCCGTTGCCGATCACGGTGCTCGCCACGACGCGGGCCGCGAGCGGAACGGTCAGCACATGA
- a CDS encoding anaerobic C4-dicarboxylate transporter family protein, with product MNDSVIILLLQLLVVILAIFMGTRTSGIGLGVWGLVGVAVLLFGFQTAPGAAPIDAVFIVLTVVTAASVMQAAGGIDWMVSIAAKVIRQRPKSVVFLAPAMSFLFTVGAGTGNIFYPLLPVIYDVSYQQRIRPERSLSVSAVASQVGILCSPVSAATASMVVLLAPSGFDLGKLLLIMWPASIAGLFVASLVMVRWGKNLEDDPEFQRRLAAHAIKPPDSKEEKVVLPRTAVLSASLFLSGVGIIVLTGLFEGLRPIIGTDPDGAPVRVSVAIVIEVVMGVIAAAIFLTCKVKASEVPKQSTFPAGMVGAFALFGIAWLANTFVANNNQLIVDGLGALVSGSSAFVGAALFALALATVAMLTTSQSSATNAIVPIGLAIGLPAPLLVGLWPAAMGIYILPANGSQVATVAFDQTGSTKMGKFVFDHSFQIPNLLYMVVAIVVGVLVSFAVA from the coding sequence ATGAACGACAGCGTGATCATCCTGCTGCTGCAGCTGCTCGTGGTGATCCTCGCGATCTTCATGGGCACTCGCACGAGCGGCATCGGTCTCGGAGTCTGGGGCCTGGTCGGTGTGGCCGTGCTGCTGTTCGGCTTCCAGACGGCCCCGGGTGCCGCGCCCATCGACGCCGTCTTCATCGTGCTCACCGTGGTGACGGCGGCATCCGTCATGCAGGCGGCCGGCGGCATCGACTGGATGGTCTCGATCGCCGCGAAGGTGATCAGGCAGCGGCCGAAGAGCGTCGTTTTCCTGGCGCCGGCGATGTCGTTCCTGTTCACCGTCGGCGCTGGAACGGGCAACATCTTCTACCCGCTGCTGCCCGTCATCTACGACGTCTCCTACCAGCAGCGCATCCGCCCGGAGCGCTCGCTCTCGGTCTCGGCCGTCGCCTCGCAGGTCGGCATCTTGTGCAGCCCGGTCTCGGCCGCGACGGCCTCGATGGTGGTGTTGCTCGCGCCGAGCGGGTTCGACCTCGGCAAGCTGCTGCTGATCATGTGGCCGGCATCCATCGCCGGATTGTTCGTGGCCAGCCTGGTGATGGTGCGCTGGGGCAAGAACCTCGAGGACGACCCCGAGTTCCAACGCCGCCTGGCCGCCCACGCGATCAAGCCGCCGGACTCGAAGGAGGAGAAGGTCGTGCTGCCCCGCACGGCCGTGCTCTCTGCCTCGCTGTTCCTCAGCGGCGTCGGCATCATCGTGCTCACCGGCCTGTTCGAGGGCCTGCGCCCCATCATCGGCACGGATCCCGACGGCGCCCCCGTGCGCGTGTCTGTCGCGATCGTCATCGAGGTTGTGATGGGCGTGATCGCCGCGGCGATCTTCCTCACCTGCAAGGTAAAGGCGTCGGAGGTTCCGAAGCAGAGCACGTTCCCCGCCGGAATGGTGGGGGCGTTCGCGCTGTTCGGGATCGCCTGGCTGGCCAACACCTTTGTCGCCAACAACAACCAGCTGATCGTTGACGGACTCGGCGCGCTGGTCTCCGGCTCGTCGGCGTTCGTCGGCGCCGCGCTGTTCGCCCTCGCGCTCGCCACCGTCGCCATGCTCACCACCAGCCAGTCCAGTGCGACGAACGCGATCGTGCCGATCGGTCTCGCCATCGGCCTGCCCGCCCCGCTGCTGGTCGGGCTCTGGCCGGCGGCGATGGGCATCTACATCCTGCCCGCCAACGGCAGCCAGGTCGCCACCGTCGCCTTCGACCAGACCGGGTCGACCAAGATGGGCAAGTTCGTCTTCGACCATTCCTTCCAGATCCCAAACCTGCTCTACATGGTGGTCGCCATCGTGGTCGGCGTTCTGGTTTCGTTCGCGGTCGCCTAG
- the pyrE gene encoding orotate phosphoribosyltransferase: MTDARTKLIDYISAEAVFHGDFTLTSGKKATYYVDLRKVSLDHRVAPLIGQVMIDLIADIPDVAAVGGMTMGADPIAAAVLHQGAARGANYDAFVVRKEPKDHGRGRQVEGPDLEGKRVIVLEDTSTTGGSPLAAIEALKKVGAIIAGVAVVVDRNTGAREVIEAAGYPYYAAIGLDDLGLTDA; encoded by the coding sequence GTGACTGACGCGCGAACCAAACTGATCGATTACATCTCGGCCGAGGCCGTCTTCCACGGTGACTTCACCCTGACCAGTGGCAAGAAGGCGACGTACTACGTCGACCTGCGCAAGGTCAGCCTCGATCACCGGGTCGCCCCGCTCATCGGTCAGGTCATGATCGACCTCATCGCCGACATCCCGGATGTCGCTGCCGTCGGTGGCATGACCATGGGCGCAGACCCCATTGCGGCAGCCGTGCTGCACCAGGGTGCGGCCCGCGGCGCCAACTACGACGCCTTCGTCGTGCGCAAGGAGCCGAAGGACCACGGCCGCGGCCGCCAGGTCGAGGGCCCCGACCTCGAGGGCAAGCGCGTGATCGTGCTTGAGGACACCTCCACCACCGGCGGCTCGCCGCTGGCCGCCATCGAGGCGCTCAAGAAGGTCGGCGCGATCATCGCCGGCGTCGCCGTCGTCGTCGACCGCAACACCGGTGCCCGCGAAGTGATCGAGGCCGCAGGCTACCCCTACTACGCCGCGATCGGTCTCGACGATCTGGGCCTCACGGATGCCTGA
- a CDS encoding septum formation family protein, producing the protein MPEQGKPAASGDHEHPDVAGADGAASPAPAAEPVFGSAEWLLAQLNGDRKPNVAPRSPLLPPEPAASPETAPPPTAAPVVPPAAPTPAAATPTAVQPVVPAAPAAPVAPTAAQPAAPAPLAPPVAAPARDYAAADYSASRSAQPDFFELAPAVEPAVEPAVEPAVAPVAEPVAPVAEPVAPVAQPAADTSALGETQPFMDVFPVAARRAEPASQADTAPIAGAPVDATEPTQRMFKTPAPPLVAPPAKPAAAAAPAAAPAPVAPPAPAPLVPPAAPAPLVPPVAEERRDAAVPPLDQSFTAAILLPVEGVESFFNDEYPDDYDDLDGDDELAEPTGPVFQWGLTPGAPAAEQAADAVIPAAEEPAPAVEPALAAEPTPLVAPAVEPIPFVAAAPAAPPVAPAPLAAPVAPAEPAAPIVPAFFARVTGAADPSEPAPAEPALAEPAPAEPAAVELEPVEPEPTEAVAAPHGADDAADSSGDDEVTSDDLLAEWFAASLPGAERPAAPATDTAGEDAEDAAHQLADEAPTVALPLTPPPLIAPPAPSAVPLAVPGVTAQPTVAQPTVAQPTVAQPTAQATPAATPPPAYSAGAAFTPVFGAPRAQGAQPGSNAAATPHRSAAPASALASAPAAGPQNPSGPGGPGSTGVGRPPARPGKPPRGLVIALIALVAVAVLVGLFVLGTKLPALFGTAPAPAPTASASSEPVQAEPTPPPAPTAAQPAGEHAWDALFGGECLDPFTTPWAETFTVVDCAAPHAAQLVYRGSFGGDASTPFPGEADLASQITTLCQAPGVIDLAAAASFGQLQTVGSFPVTEEQWTAGQRNYYCFANQVSGEPLTGSVAGPGPAA; encoded by the coding sequence ATGCCTGAGCAGGGCAAACCGGCGGCATCGGGCGATCATGAGCACCCGGATGTCGCTGGCGCCGACGGGGCGGCCAGCCCCGCCCCGGCGGCCGAGCCCGTCTTCGGCAGCGCCGAGTGGCTGCTCGCGCAGCTGAACGGCGACCGCAAGCCGAACGTCGCGCCGCGGAGCCCGCTGCTGCCGCCCGAGCCGGCAGCCAGCCCTGAGACAGCCCCGCCACCCACTGCCGCTCCGGTCGTGCCGCCGGCCGCGCCGACCCCGGCCGCCGCGACGCCGACCGCAGTGCAGCCGGTCGTCCCGGCCGCTCCGGCAGCTCCGGTAGCTCCGACTGCTGCGCAGCCCGCTGCGCCGGCCCCGCTTGCACCGCCCGTCGCCGCCCCGGCGCGCGACTACGCCGCAGCCGACTACTCCGCGTCTCGCTCGGCCCAGCCTGACTTCTTCGAGCTCGCGCCCGCTGTCGAACCCGCTGTCGAACCTGCTGTCGAGCCAGCCGTCGCCCCCGTCGCCGAGCCCGTCGCCCCCGTCGCCGAGCCCGTCGCCCCCGTCGCGCAGCCTGCCGCCGACACCTCGGCGCTCGGTGAGACCCAGCCGTTCATGGACGTGTTCCCGGTCGCCGCCCGTCGCGCCGAGCCTGCCTCGCAGGCCGACACCGCGCCGATCGCGGGCGCACCCGTCGATGCCACGGAACCCACCCAGCGGATGTTCAAGACCCCGGCACCCCCGCTCGTCGCGCCGCCCGCGAAGCCCGCCGCAGCCGCTGCACCCGCAGCCGCACCTGCGCCGGTCGCGCCACCCGCACCCGCGCCGCTCGTGCCGCCCGCCGCGCCCGCACCGCTGGTGCCGCCGGTCGCCGAGGAGCGCCGCGACGCCGCCGTGCCACCGCTCGACCAGTCGTTCACCGCGGCAATCCTGCTCCCCGTCGAGGGCGTCGAGTCCTTCTTCAACGACGAGTACCCCGACGACTACGACGACCTCGACGGCGACGACGAGCTCGCTGAGCCAACCGGCCCCGTGTTCCAGTGGGGCCTGACGCCGGGTGCCCCGGCCGCCGAGCAGGCTGCGGATGCCGTCATCCCGGCCGCCGAGGAGCCCGCCCCCGCCGTGGAGCCCGCCCTCGCCGCGGAGCCCACCCCCCTCGTGGCCCCGGCCGTGGAGCCAATTCCGTTCGTTGCCGCGGCCCCCGCCGCGCCACCGGTCGCACCCGCTCCGCTGGCCGCTCCCGTAGCTCCGGCAGAGCCGGCAGCACCGATCGTGCCCGCGTTCTTCGCCCGCGTGACCGGCGCCGCCGATCCCAGTGAACCCGCGCCCGCCGAACCCGCACTCGCCGAACCCGCACCCGCCGAGCCAGCAGCCGTTGAGCTCGAGCCCGTCGAGCCCGAGCCGACCGAGGCCGTGGCCGCTCCGCACGGCGCCGACGACGCTGCCGACAGCAGCGGCGACGACGAGGTCACCTCCGACGACCTCCTCGCCGAGTGGTTCGCCGCGAGCCTGCCCGGCGCCGAGCGCCCCGCCGCGCCCGCGACCGACACCGCCGGCGAAGACGCTGAGGACGCTGCGCACCAGCTCGCGGACGAGGCGCCCACCGTTGCTCTTCCGCTCACGCCGCCGCCGCTGATCGCCCCGCCTGCACCGAGCGCGGTTCCGCTCGCGGTTCCCGGGGTCACCGCCCAGCCGACTGTTGCTCAGCCGACTGTTGCTCAGCCGACGGTTGCCCAGCCGACGGCCCAGGCAACACCGGCCGCGACTCCGCCGCCGGCCTATTCCGCCGGCGCGGCATTCACCCCCGTCTTCGGCGCCCCGCGGGCACAGGGTGCCCAGCCGGGCTCGAATGCCGCAGCAACGCCGCACCGCAGTGCGGCCCCCGCTTCGGCACTGGCATCCGCACCCGCCGCGGGCCCGCAGAACCCGAGCGGCCCTGGCGGCCCTGGCTCTACCGGGGTGGGCCGCCCGCCGGCCCGCCCGGGCAAACCGCCGCGTGGACTCGTGATCGCGCTCATCGCGCTGGTCGCCGTCGCCGTGCTCGTCGGCTTGTTCGTGCTCGGCACGAAGTTGCCCGCGCTGTTCGGAACGGCCCCGGCACCCGCACCGACCGCATCCGCCAGCTCGGAGCCCGTCCAGGCAGAACCGACGCCGCCCCCGGCCCCGACCGCCGCTCAGCCGGCCGGCGAGCACGCCTGGGATGCGCTGTTCGGTGGCGAGTGCCTCGACCCGTTCACCACCCCGTGGGCAGAGACGTTCACCGTCGTCGACTGCGCTGCGCCGCACGCGGCCCAGCTGGTCTACCGCGGCAGCTTCGGCGGCGACGCCAGCACCCCGTTCCCGGGCGAGGCGGACCTCGCCAGTCAGATCACCACGCTCTGCCAGGCTCCAGGAGTCATCGACCTCGCCGCGGCCGCCTCCTTCGGTCAGCTGCAGACCGTTGGCTCGTTCCCCGTCACCGAGGAACAGTGGACCGCCGGGCAACGCAATTACTACTGCTTCGCGAACCAGGTGAGCGGGGAACCGCTCACCGGCAGCGTCGCCGGGCCGGGCCCGGCTGCATGA
- a CDS encoding ribokinase: MSETFARLVVVGSLNVDSTSYVEHFPAPGETVESTGFAVALGGKGTNQAVAAHLAGVPTRLIARVGDDSSGDFALQTLTALGLPTQGVGRLPGITTGVAQITVAGSGENTVIVTAGANGQLDAELGPADTEAIAAAELLLSQGEIPAPTIEALAATAREAGTRFVLNLAPPIAIDAAALAGCDPLVVNEHEARAVGLVPDAAAADGAEPSIERWLELAASAVAAGRCRSLVITLGSAGAVAADADGSWHRQAPRVTPVDTTGAGDCFTGTLAAFLAEGRGLAEATGLAAAAGALSVQGRGTVGSYAGRDAVLAFAAEHGLAGPGLDGTGLTDTATVEAR; the protein is encoded by the coding sequence ATGTCAGAGACCTTCGCCCGCCTCGTCGTGGTGGGCTCGCTCAACGTCGACAGCACGAGCTATGTTGAACATTTCCCCGCCCCGGGTGAGACCGTCGAGAGCACCGGTTTCGCCGTCGCGCTCGGCGGCAAGGGCACCAACCAGGCCGTCGCCGCGCACCTCGCCGGCGTACCCACCCGGTTGATCGCCCGCGTCGGCGACGACAGCTCCGGCGATTTCGCGTTGCAGACCCTCACCGCGCTCGGCCTGCCCACGCAGGGCGTCGGTCGGCTTCCCGGCATCACCACCGGTGTCGCCCAGATCACCGTCGCCGGCTCCGGCGAGAACACCGTCATCGTCACCGCCGGCGCCAACGGGCAGCTCGACGCCGAGCTCGGCCCGGCCGACACCGAGGCGATCGCGGCGGCCGAGCTGCTGCTCAGCCAGGGCGAGATTCCCGCACCGACCATCGAGGCGCTGGCCGCCACGGCCCGCGAGGCGGGCACCCGTTTCGTGCTCAACCTCGCTCCGCCCATCGCCATCGACGCCGCTGCCCTGGCCGGCTGCGACCCGCTCGTCGTCAACGAGCACGAGGCGCGCGCCGTCGGGTTGGTCCCGGATGCCGCGGCCGCCGACGGCGCGGAGCCCTCGATCGAGCGCTGGCTGGAGCTCGCGGCATCCGCCGTCGCAGCCGGCCGTTGCCGCTCCCTCGTCATCACGCTCGGTTCGGCCGGGGCCGTCGCGGCCGACGCCGACGGAAGCTGGCACCGGCAGGCGCCGCGGGTCACTCCCGTCGACACCACCGGCGCGGGGGACTGCTTCACCGGCACGCTCGCCGCTTTCCTCGCCGAGGGGCGCGGACTGGCCGAGGCGACCGGCCTCGCCGCCGCCGCCGGGGCCCTCTCCGTGCAGGGTCGCGGTACGGTCGGTTCCTACGCCGGGCGCGACGCGGTGCTCGCCTTCGCGGCCGAGCATGGGCTGGCCGGCCCCGGTCTGGACGGCACTGGTCTGACCGACACCGCCACGGTCGAAGCGCGCTGA
- a CDS encoding nucleoside hydrolase translates to MTIPLILDCDPGHDDVFAIWLAAGNPALELRAITTVAGNGTLVHTTLNARIACTVAGITGVPIAAGADRPLVKPLATAEWIHGENGLGGPELPEPTVPLDPRSAVELMADTLLASAEPVAIVATGPLTNVATLVRDRPDVLDRIREVVWMGGTTERGNVTPYAEFNAWVDPDALAIVLASGIRFTMVGLTVTHQAMVTDAVRDAVAGVGNRTGAFGAELLDFFRQMNQLSLGLPDGPLHDPVAVAVLADPETVGSVFTRLDVELAGTETLGATSVDLVGILEREPNAHVALELDVPRFWRLITDAVATLA, encoded by the coding sequence ATGACGATCCCGCTGATCCTCGACTGTGACCCCGGCCACGATGACGTCTTCGCGATCTGGCTGGCCGCGGGCAACCCCGCGCTCGAGCTGCGCGCCATCACCACGGTCGCCGGCAACGGCACTCTGGTGCACACGACGCTGAACGCGCGGATCGCCTGCACCGTTGCCGGCATCACGGGCGTTCCGATCGCCGCCGGCGCCGACCGGCCGCTGGTCAAGCCGCTGGCGACGGCCGAGTGGATCCACGGCGAGAACGGACTCGGCGGCCCCGAGCTGCCGGAGCCGACCGTGCCGCTCGACCCGCGCAGCGCCGTCGAGCTGATGGCCGACACCCTGCTGGCATCCGCGGAGCCCGTCGCGATCGTCGCCACCGGGCCGCTCACCAACGTCGCAACCCTGGTGCGCGACCGGCCGGACGTGCTCGACCGCATCCGCGAGGTGGTCTGGATGGGCGGAACCACCGAGCGCGGCAACGTCACCCCGTACGCCGAGTTCAACGCCTGGGTCGACCCCGACGCCCTCGCGATCGTGCTGGCCAGCGGCATCCGCTTCACCATGGTCGGGCTCACCGTCACCCACCAGGCGATGGTGACGGATGCCGTGCGCGACGCCGTCGCGGGCGTCGGAAACCGCACAGGGGCCTTCGGCGCCGAACTGCTGGACTTCTTCCGGCAGATGAACCAGCTCTCGCTCGGACTGCCGGACGGCCCGCTGCACGACCCCGTCGCGGTGGCCGTGCTCGCCGACCCCGAGACCGTCGGCAGCGTGTTCACCCGGCTCGACGTCGAACTCGCCGGCACCGAGACGCTCGGCGCCACCAGCGTCGACCTGGTCGGCATCCTGGAGCGCGAGCCGAACGCCCACGTCGCCCTCGAACTCGACGTGCCCCGCTTCTGGCGGCTCATCACCGACGCCGTCGCCACCCTCGCCTGA
- a CDS encoding Lrp/AsnC family transcriptional regulator, which translates to MSALAERVNVSRANVYTRVEQLMTDGVITGFTAQIDPAKAGLGICALVFLSVHPQSWESFRSKITEMTEIESCRITTGEHDAMLLIRGDEVGAIHDFVIGVLAALAEVKSVETVLVLDEVFQRPYLLPTDLPSREQSGTQLGMTRFTRANPSRASLSG; encoded by the coding sequence ATGTCTGCACTCGCAGAACGGGTGAACGTCTCACGCGCAAATGTGTACACCCGGGTGGAGCAGCTGATGACGGATGGCGTCATCACCGGCTTCACGGCGCAGATCGACCCGGCGAAGGCCGGCCTCGGAATCTGCGCGCTGGTGTTCCTCTCGGTGCACCCGCAGTCCTGGGAGAGTTTCCGCAGCAAGATCACCGAGATGACCGAGATCGAGTCGTGCCGCATCACGACCGGCGAGCACGACGCCATGCTGCTGATCCGCGGCGACGAGGTCGGCGCGATCCACGACTTCGTGATCGGGGTGCTGGCTGCTCTGGCCGAGGTGAAGTCGGTGGAGACCGTTCTCGTGCTCGACGAGGTGTTCCAGCGGCCCTACCTGCTGCCAACCGACCTGCCGTCGCGGGAGCAGAGCGGCACTCAGCTGGGCATGACCCGGTTCACCCGAGCGAACCCGAGCCGCGCCAGCCTCAGCGGCTAG